The following are encoded together in the Stegostoma tigrinum isolate sSteTig4 chromosome 42, sSteTig4.hap1, whole genome shotgun sequence genome:
- the LOC125449282 gene encoding calpain-1 catalytic subunit-like isoform X2, with translation MGWFLCGIFHFQFWQFGEWVEVVIDDRLPVKDGKLVFVHSAARNEFWSALLEKAYAKLCGCYEALAGGSTSEGFEDFTGGVTEMYDLCKSPSDLYRIIQKALERGSLMGCSIDITSQFDMEAVTFKKLVKGHAYSLTGAQEVRARGGLIKLVRLRNPWGEVEWTGAWSDRSNEWNSVDPSQCSSMRVKLEDGEFWMSFADFLREFNRLEICNLTPDTLKADKVHKWSTSLYEGSWRRGSTAGGCRNYPATFWINPQFKIELKEEDDDREGTEPGCSFLVALMQKDRRKLRTAGQDMETIGFAIYEVPPEYIGRSAVHLKRDFFLTHGSQARSEMFINLREVSSRFKLPAGEYIIVPSTFEPNKEANFCLRVFSEKRSLSEELDDEISADLEQEEEVPEHAIDEKFKSLFRQLAGEDLQITVNELQTILNRVVGKHQDLKTEGFSLDSCRCMVNLMDRDGNARLGLTEFNVLWNKIRKWLGVFRQFDLDKSGSMNAYEMRLALESAGFKLNNHMHNLLITRYAEPDLSVNFDSFICCLIRLESMYRSFMMLDTDRDGIVTFDVYQWLTLTMFA, from the exons ATTATGTGGCTGCTATGAAGCCCTCGCGGGAGGAAGTACATCAGAAGGTTTTGAAGACTTCACGGGAGGAGTGACCGAAATGTATGACCTCTGCAAATCGCCCTCTGACCTTTACCGAATTATCCAAAAGGCTCTGGAACGAGGCTCCCTCATGGGCTGCTCCATCGAT ATAACCAGCCAGTTCGACATGGAGGCGGTGACATTCAAGAAGCTGGTCAAAGGTCATGCTTACTCCCTCACTGGTGCCCAAGAG GTACGTGCCCGGGGAGGTTTGATTAAATTGGTACGTCTGCGAAATCCCTGGGGGGAGGTCGAGTGGACTGGAGCTTGGAGTGACAG GTCAAACGAATGGAACAGTGTGGACCCCTCGCAGTGCAGCTCCATGAGAGTGAAGCTGGAGGACGGGGAGTTTTG GATGTCCTTCGCTGACTTCCTCAGAGAATTCAACCGCTTGGAAATTTGCAACTTGACACCGGACACACTGAAAGCGGACAAGGTTCACAAGTGGAGCACCTCCCTGTACGAGGGCTCCTGGAGGCGTGGGAGCACTGCCGGAGGCTGCCGGAATTATCCAG CCACTTTCTGGATAAACCCGCAGTTTAAGATTGAACTAAAGGAGGAGGATGATGACCGTGAGGGAACTGAACCAGGCTGCAGCTTCCTGGTCGCTCTGATGCAGAAAGATCGCCGCAAACTGCGCACCGCAGGCCAGGATATGGAGACCATCGGCTTCGCCATCTATGAG gTCCCCCCCGAG TACATCGGACGCTCCGCTGTTCACTTGAAGCGGGATTTCTTCCTGACCCATGGCTCCCAAGCTCGTTCCGAGATGTTCATTAATCTCCGGGAGGTCAGTAGCCGGTTCAAGCTGCCCGCTGGGGAGTACATCATCGTCCCCTCGACCTTCGAACCCAACAAAGAGGCCAACTTCTGCCTGAGGGTCTTCTCTGAAAAGCGCTCTCTCTCTGA AGAGCTCGATGATGAAATCAGTGCTGACCTTGAACAGGAG GAGGAAGTCCCTGAGCATGCGATAGATGAAAAGTTCAAGAGTCTATTCAGGCAATTAGCTGGCGAG GACTTGCAGATCACGGTGAATGAGCTACAAACAATTCTTAATCGTGTGGTTGGAAAAC ACCAAGACCTGAAGACGGAAGGTTTCAGTCTGGATTCCTGCCGATGTATGGTCAATCTCATGGAT CGGGATGGGAATGCGAGGTTGGGCCTGACAGAATTCAATGTGCTGTGGAACAAGATTCGCAAGTGGTTG GGAGTTTTCCGACAGTTCGATCTGGACAAATCCGGGAGCATGAATGCCTATGAGATGAGGCTGGCCTTGGAGTCTGCAG GCTTCAAACTGAACAATCACATGCACAATCTGCTCATCACACGCTACGCAGAACCTGACCTCTCTGTCAACTTTGATAGCTTCATCTGCTGTTTAATCCGCTTGGAGAGCATGTACA GATCCTTCATGATGCTGGATACAGACCGGGATGGTATTGTCACCTTTGATGTGTATCAG TGGCTCACATTGACCATGTTCGCTTGA